A single genomic interval of Phocoena sinus isolate mPhoSin1 chromosome 15, mPhoSin1.pri, whole genome shotgun sequence harbors:
- the BPIFB1 gene encoding BPI fold-containing family B member 1, with the protein MGHLPTPKKMASPRTFTFLCGLLAANLVGATLSPPAVLSLGPEVIKQRLTQKLKDHDAINTLQQLPLLSAMKKESARGVFSSLVRSILKHIIQLKVTSASILQLQVQPLHDGRELMINVPLDMVAGFNTPLVKTIVELHMEVEAQAIIRVETSERDHSRLVLRDCSNTHGRLRISLLHKHSFLLNSLADKVISLLVPALPKLVKSELCPVIKAAFEDMREDLLNLTMVPVSLNSDHLEFDFMSPAIDHNVVHLILGAKLVDSEGKVTKLFNDSVDSLNLPSLYHSPFSLTMRKDMVNAAVAALLPPEEIIVLLHYVLPETARRLKSSIKVISEKAANQLGRTQIVKILTQETPELLVDQGNAKVAQLIILEVFATSEAYRPFFTLGIEATSEAQFYTRGDLLMLNFNKISSDQIHLMNSAIGLFDPELLKDFTNKILASVLLPNENGKLRTGISVSMVKALGFEAASWSLTEDALVVTPASS; encoded by the exons GGCTGACACAGAAACTGAAGGATCACGATGCTATCAACACCCTGCAGCAGCTGCCGCTGCTCAGTGCCATGAAGAAGGAGTCGGCCAGGGGCGTATTCAGCAGCCTGGTGAGGTCCATCCTGAAGCATATCATCCA GCTGAAAGTCACCTCAGCCAGCATCCTCCAGCTGCAGGTGCAACCCCTACATGATGGCCGGGAGCTGATGATCAATGTTCCCCTGGACATGGTAGCTGGATTCAACAC GCCCCTGGTCAAGACCATTGTGGAGCTGCACATGGAGGTGGAGGCCCAAGCCATCATCCGCGTGGAGACTAGCGAGAGAGACCACTCCCGCCTGGTCCTCAGAGACTGCTCCAACACCCACGGGAGGCTGCGCATCAGCCTGCTACATAA GCACTCCTTCCTGCTCAACTCCTTAGCTGACAAGGTCATAAGCCTCCTGGTGCCAGCCCTGCCCAAACTGGTGAAAAGCGAG CTGTGCCCTGTGATCAAGGCAGCCTTTGAGGACATGCGTGAGGACCTCCTGAACCTGACGATGG TGCCTGTTTCTCTCAACTCTGACCATCTGGAGTTTGACTTTATGTCTCCTGCCATCGACCATAATGTTGTTCATCTCATCCTGGGG GCCAAGTTGGTGGACTCAGAAGGAAAGGTGACTAAGCTGTTCAATGACAGTGTGGATTCCCTGAATCTGCCCTCCCTATACCACAGCCCTTTCAGCCTCACCATGAGGAAGGATATGGTGAATGCAGCAGTAGCTGCCTTGCTCCCTCCAGAAGAAATCATTGTCCTGTTGCACTATGTG CTTCCTGAGACGGCCCGCAGGCTGAAGTCAAGCATCAAGGTGATCAGTGAAAAG GCAGCAAATCAGCTGGGGCGCACACAAATCGTGAAGATCCTGACTCAGGAGACCCCAGAGCTCCTTGTGGACCAGGGCAATGCCAAGGTGGCCCAACTGATCATACTGGAAGTATTTGCCACCAGTGAAGCCTACCGCCCCTTCTTCACCCTGGGCATT gaaGCCACCTCAGAAGCTCAGTTTTACACCAGAGGTGACCTACTTATGCTCAACTTTAACAAAATCAG CTCTGATCAGATTCACCTGATGAACTCAGCCATTGGCCTGTTCGAT CCTGAACTTCTGAAAGACTTCACCAACAAGATCCTTGCCTCCGTCCTGCTGCCAAACGAGAACG GCAAATTAAGAACTGGGATCTCAGTGTCAATGGTGAAGGCCTTGGGATTTGAGGCAGCTTCGTGGTCCCTGACAGAG GATGCCCTTGTGGTCACCCCGGCCTCCTCGTAG